The window CAGATGCCTGCAATCGGTTATTTTCTCAACATGTTGAATTTTCATTATTTTCCTCCTGTATAGTGGTTGTCAAAAAAACGTTCCGCTCTCTAAACGTTTTTTTCTACAACCACATATACCGCAATTCCATATTTCGGAACTTATTTATGAAAAGCGGTATAAAGGCGTTTTTCGCAGCCGATTTCACCTCAATTGATAGCATTGAAAACGATCTAAAGCAACTGTCGAAAATTATCGTAAAGCTGTAAAGTCTTTTGTCTGAAAGGGTCGCCGGGCTTGATGTAACCTTCGGTTCTCACTGTCTTGAGCGTTAAAAGGTTTGAATTCAAATTCACCCAAATTAATAGATTGACATCTATACGCCATTGACGTATATTTCAGGTATGATATTCATCGAAACTTCGATATTCACAAAAGAACTGGTGAAACTGCTCCCTGATGATGAATACAGAATGTTGCAGCATAATCTTGTGATTAGACCAATTGCCGGTAGTCTCATTAAAGGAACCGGAGGTTTAAGAAAAATTCGCTGGAAATCATCTGGAAAAGGTAAAAGCGGTGGCTTGCGAATTATCTATTATTATGACCCACCCGACAAAATTTATATGCTTTTTCCTTATAAAAAATCTGATCGTGAAGACTTAACTTCAGCTCAGGTCAAAACGTTGAGCAAACTGGTCAAGGAGTTTTTATCATGAAAGATAAAGAATTTTCAAAATTAGTCGCAAGTATTAAAGAGGCGGGACAAATTAAGCGCGGCTATAAAAAGGCAAGTCGGATTTTTGAAATCACCCCACCAAGCATCAAGGCTATACG is drawn from Thermodesulfobacteriota bacterium and contains these coding sequences:
- a CDS encoding type II toxin-antitoxin system RelE/ParE family toxin; this encodes MIFIETSIFTKELVKLLPDDEYRMLQHNLVIRPIAGSLIKGTGGLRKIRWKSSGKGKSGGLRIIYYYDPPDKIYMLFPYKKSDREDLTSAQVKTLSKLVKEFLS